In one window of Syngnathus typhle isolate RoL2023-S1 ecotype Sweden linkage group LG7, RoL_Styp_1.0, whole genome shotgun sequence DNA:
- the LOC133157253 gene encoding zinc finger homeobox protein 3-like, with translation MDIGEGGGGGDGGGGEDRDADLGPQALSGTFLTSAFIAEQGMASRTSAGVPAKEPSTLREKQGEASAEGSRSGGETQVGGQKDRCHHTRQEDGACQKEQMKTIFREEYLSGQNGEGYSGTGVKSATGGLPKTLGSSSRRGDKEEGKEEEEEEEEKEEAISNQSQTKSKCSLLPQQSQQSASSSTVKASGTLDSKTAASPKSSQTSPTSPKASPFLSTSPKHLTSSSYSSALLSDTEAKDIPGDQGWISGFPQSFKSQQSTLAFPLAGVEGASAPAENNGPAGVPLTSISNGDGAKVPEPNDSQLETDMDDELDTEREPKDAVPQNLTQELSPNSLTNHMTLMHSRNSCKTLKCPKCNWHYKSQHTLQLHMREKHPETGSQCVCATSDGTCVCGSSTRGVCGYCTSGKAHPRLARGETYACGYKPYRCEVCDYATSSKGNLSIHMQSDKHLNNVQNGGHANSQTHSLHVGNTNGGSSNGAAIDEQTYKQPLPIPTSAGQLAKLTAPAHSPSHGKRWRCDVCDYETSIARNLRIHTTSEKHTHNMLRLQRGYYLSHCRSLAPHLKHLQNTGGELSLNMRLTPQQVTEQPVTLGSTLTPSPSPSPSPPPVLSLSPTGPLSQGVFQCLICSCFSSDSLESVQQHLSAPRSLPQSEWCSLVAGGCHCRLCGYTTPLRANFSLHCQTDRHRTRYQLAAHVQEGGDRDEEGAALIAKGNPIQLRCNLCEYATSSLEKLQGHSRSSHHESSVRVYKFLQQYDGEVDGGSFLFHCLLCNNSSSSKLQVLKHSQTPTHQQREGLLQLQPMGGEELAAIFTIRKSTDGVTGELSEDVENSGEVTTGPLDQTKDNLGVKPSDKETGEKAAGEADRRESFKRQASGCGEIENSITTKRPRTHQLSENQQTVLCPLCQVQISYEHLRPHLTHVHSVAQDCVDKLISTVTPSLEQALENELPSDLCMDDTIKDQNVTISQTGLSHATDSLTSDDSPKNKSISGENTEGNEAAPKDVTALLTPPLEDNATHPSNGKLAPQSLTHTPPSSPTADPPPLSDRHGYRFRCSRCSLAFPTQEKLQLHWQYHAMRAATECPLCSRQCRSQEALQRHMQNIHSQPDNTQNTASLPHTAQYTEHSKSSVKQVSSLSPQAGQEACEDEELEEEVQEEEEEDIEGKEQNEEWRTKDKDFVAETGGGDEQLTEQEKVPNEELPSEPSSISLTKKSLNPTMDRYLDPSRPYKCTICSESFTQKTILLVHYNSVSHLHRARRALQESSTGVSAPEAPRGQDPRPYRCKLCGVGYSQSSTLDIHLRSVLHQTRARAAQNPGAQTPVSTVATPLSATTMTTTTSATTGKETSKSLPFTKKPDVASSSSGLVAELQATVSTEGQQAKKRVAELIASRNQLLLMQQQQLAQAQAQAQLQHTALLQAQVMQHLPIGPESLFQHFSLAPENLLSLQQQLLLPFYFPGDMKLHTELAIKSLEHTQSETAKSTMNEQIKGTDEKHTPRELSSSDNIQTKDVMPYDTRVECGTRSSSSPKEKECIRDLVGEKEEMSAPIVKNESPTQENDSSTVNVPKLLCPPPRVPYAAVNGEALRTLLQSYGYELALQYIQSRHRHQQQIATQMINMRNECSDIRKMELYSGEQKGSIGTEDGMPQSYNKDVKNDVQDVQSFPGENNPGKCDDANEIVIKEKGCCGRGQKCRDCGKFFSDAMILKSHQEYIHRQVLPTAALERFSREYRLQYDQLYPLKENKSGEDPSQSTPVSIPASESELVSEADEPQVKASPPSSISDPETKTCETAEDLSLASVPSPLSSPSQEAPLTSTSTVISQNASPAKAIPIPLPKIPMLPLSQLPIPPLTLPKLPLPPIPFPMELPLIPPVVMQPVGLQPPKWLDSSVNPDLAKLYQSQLLGQQAPISPAGISQPSQLSPALLGQPPHVNSSLLSQPAQREQPPISPTILDQQQGKRTRTRISEDQLNILRKHFDINSLPSDEELNKISSLSGLPHKVIKHWFRNTLFKERQRDKDSPYNFNNPPTTALEESREEVIQNLSLKLSPSSPSPAPTDMSHQTPLTDSQRGNPHRGRRSSRTRFTEKQLEMLQGVFEATPYPREEEYDMLSSQLSLPNRVIVVWFQNARQRARKSQDRGADDGIEGTSQLGILRKRDGYYKNDDTEDNSNGDEGQSDSHNENSMDLTYEYYTHPDSPFLDSPNLSTESEHQLDNEELTPAIKKQENTTATRTSKTVKKEMAELNTDSTEIVQALQNVFKAENLVPPRQGRSAERPQAHSTDPSQSTVQNSPSSDENQDHIESLSPTKGVEKPALMSQSLPLSLESEKTHTLQHEASSRPPTETQSLSHLQIPNSFQCNLCPLSLPSFQMWQEHQTRHLLAAQSQVQLLHSGFTDRTLPYMMLHSNHSLMASQMLSGAMTQLHPNATSPMISHLNSTQVKNSLADLSQSSLKQNSKLMSESSFDIQRYSREAEEEHRRDKRQRTTITPEQLEVLYQRYSLDSNPTRGVLEGIAQDVGLTRRVVQVWFQNTRARERKGQFRSMGPGSGFSMALNHLRCPFCRALFKVKSALDAHIRSRHWAEAERAGYNLSMNNCSSEPNGMAMSSVMDKAGPSLSCHIIPNTGIAISNKEQTVKPVTFLSSTIDPNNPGEYDDFDEDDEEFQCEEGSSMANQGLPSPDGSGGQSSDWGETLQPHQHQQQRQRTQMSHFQILQLKDFYKSHRTPNRHECEALGRELGLPHRVVQVWFQNARAKEKRARTLSSDSADREQAELTPGAGERDRA, from the exons ATGGACATTggtgagggaggaggaggaggggatggAGGGGGAGGAGAGGACAGAGACGCGGACCTCGGTCCCCAGGCTTTATCCGGCACTTTCCTGACCTCGGCGTTCATTGCCGAGCAGGGGATGGCCTCTCGTACCTCAGCCGGGGTCCCTGCCAAAGAGCCCTCGACCCTGCGCGAGAAGCAGGGCGAGGCGAGCGCCGAGGGGTCCCGGTCTGGAGGAGAGACCCAGGTAGGGGGGCAGAAGGACAGATGCCATCACACACGTCAAGAGGATGGAGCGTGTCAAAAGGAGCAGATGAAAACCATCTTCCGGGAAGAATATCTGTCAGGGCAAAACGGGGAGGGTTACTCCGGCACGGGAGTGAAGTCGGCAACAGGGGGTCTCCCAAAAACCctcggcagcagcagcagaagaggAGATAAGGAGGaaggaaaggaggaggaggaggaggaggaggagaaggaggaggccaTCTCAAACCAAAGCCAAACTAAATCCAAATGTTCTTTATTACCTCAACAGAGCCAGCAAAGCGCTTCTTCCAGCACGGTAAAGGCCAGTGGCACGCTCGACAGCAAAACCGCCGCATCTCCAAAGTCCTCCCAGACTTCCCCCACCTCTCCAAAAGCCTCCCCTTTTCTCTCCACTTCTCCAAAGCACCTCACTAGTTCATCCTACTCTTCTGCCCTGCTGAGTGACACAGAGGCAAAAGACATACCAGGAGATCAGGGCTGGATTTCTGGGTTTCCTCAGAGCTTTAAATCCCAGCAGTCGACTCTGGCTTTCCCACTGGCAGGTGTGGAGGGGGCCAGTGCGCCTGCTGAGAACAACGGGCCGGCAGGGGTTCCTCTCACTTCCATTTCCAATGGAGATGGTGCCAAAGTTCCAGAACCAAATGACAGCCAGCTTGAGACGGACATGGACGACGAGCTAGACACAGAAAGAGAACCGAAAGATGCTGTCCCCCAAAACCTCACGCAAGAGCTCTCTCCAAATTCCCTGACGAATCACATGACTTTGATGCACTCGCGCAATTCCTGCAAGACGCTGAAATGCCCCAAGTGTAACTGGCACTACAAGTCTCAGCACACACTGCAACTCCACATGAGAGAGAAACATCCAGAGACGGGAAGCCAGTGTGTGTGCGCCACCTCTGATGGGACGTGCGTCTGCGGCAGCTCGACGCGGGGTGTGTGTGGTTACTGCACTTCAGGGAAAGCCCATCCCCGCTTGGCCCGGGGAGAAACCTATGCCTGCGGCTACAAGCCCTACCGCTGCGAGGTGTGTGACTACGCTACCTCTTCCAAAGGCAACCTCAGCATACACATGCAGTCAGATAAACACCTTAATAATGTGCAAAATGGGGGACACGCCAATAGCCAGACACATAGTTTGCATGTCGGTAACACCAACGGCGGCTCCTCAAACGGGGCCGCAATAGACGAGCAGACGTATAAGCAGCCGCTTCCGATTCCAACATCCGCCGGCCAGCTCGCCAAGCTCACGGCACCTGCGCACTCTCCTTCGCACGGCAAGCGTTGGCGGTGTGACGTCTGCGACTACGAGACGAGCATCGCCCGCAACCTGCGCATACACACCACCAGTGAGAAACACACGCATAACATGCTGAGGCTGCAGAGGGGTTACTACCTGTCCCACTGCAGGAGCCTTGCTCCCCATTTGAAACATCTACAGAACACAG GTGGGGAACTATCCTTGAACATGAGACTGACGCCGCAACAAGTCACCGAACAGCCTGTCACTCTTGGCTCGACGCTGACTCCTTCCCCGTCGCCTTCACCCTCTCCCCCGCCAGTCCTGTCTTTGTCTCCCACCGGACCGCTCTCCCAGGGTGTCTTCCAATGCCTCATCTGCTCCTGCTTTTCTTCTGACAGCTTAGAGTCTGTGCAGCAGCACCTGAGCGCCCCTCGCTCCCTGCCCCAGTCCGAATGGTGCTCCCTTGTCGCTGGCGGCTGCCACTGCAGACTGTGCGGCTACACCACCCCGCTGAGGGCTAACTTCTCCTTGCACTGCCAGACTGACAGGCACAGAACCCGTTACCAGCTCGCGGCTCACGTTCAAGAAGGGGGCGACCGGGACGAGGAAGGTGCCGCCTTAATAGCTAAGGGCAACCCTATCCAGCTGAGGTGCAACCTGTGTGAGTATGCAACGAGCAGTTTGGAGAAGCTGCAAGGACATTCCCGGAGTTCCCACCACGAGTCCAGCGTCCGGGTTTACAAA TTCCTGCAGCAGTATGACGGTGAGGTCGACGGCGGTTCATTCCTGTTCCATTGTCTCCTATGcaacaactcctcttcctccaagCTTCAAGTTTTAAAACATAGTCAAACCCCGACCCATCAGCAAAGAGAGGGGCTGCTACAGTTGCAGCCAATGGGCGGAGAGGAGCTGGCAGCAATTTTTACCATCAGAAAAAGCACCGATGGGGTCACAG GAGAACTTAGTGAGGACGTGGAAAATTCTGGCGAGGTCACCACTGGTCCTCTGGACCAAACCAAAGACAACTTAGGGGTAAAGCCAAGTGATAAAGAAACAG GTGAAAAAGCGGCAGGAGAGGCAGACAGGAGGGAGTCTTTTAAACGTCAAGCGTCTGGATGTGGGGAAATAGAAAACTCCATCACAACCAAACGACCCCGAACACACCAGCTGAGCGAGAACCAGCAG ACCGTCCTGTGTCCTTTGTGCCAAGTTCAAATCTCATACGAACACCTTCGACCGCATCTCACGCATGTGCACAGTGTGGCACAGGACTGTGTCGATAAGCTCATCAGCACA GTCACACCATCCTTGGAACAAGCGCTGGAAAATGAACTACCCTCTGATCTGTGCATGGATGACACGATCAAAGATCAGAACGTGACAATTAGCCAGACAGGTCTTTCGCATGCAACCGATTCCCTTACATCAGATGATTcaccaaaaaacaaaa GCATTTCAGGAGAGAACACTGAGGGAAATGAAGCCGCACCCAAAGATGTCACAGCTCTACTTACCCCACCCCTAGAAGACAACGCAACTCACCCTTCCAATGGAAAACTGGCTCCTCAGTCTCTGACTCACACACCTCCCTCCTCCCCAACCGCCGACCCCCCTCCTCTTTCTGATCGCCATGGTTACCGGTTTCGTTGCAGCAGGTGCAGCCTAGCGTTTCCCACTCAGGAAAAGCTCCAGCTTCACTGGCAGTACCACGCCATGAGGGCGGCGACAGAATGCCCCCTCTGCTCCAGACAGTGTCGCAGTCAGGAAGCGCTTCAGAGACACATGCAGAATATACACTCGCAGCcagacaacacacaaaatacagCCTCGCTGCCTCATACGGCACAATACACAGAACACAGTAAGAGCTCAGTTAAGCAAGTTTCGAGTTTGTCACCCCAAGCTGGCCAAGAGGCCTGTGAGGATGAAGAACTGGAGGAAGAAGtgcaggaagaagaagaagaagacattgAAGGAAAGGAACAAAATGAGGAATGGAGAACTAAAGACAAAGATTTTGTCGCTGAAACTGGCGGAGGTGATGAGCAGTTAACTGAGCAAGAAAAAGTGCCAAATGAGGAACTTCCATCAGAACCTAGCTCTATTTCTCTTACCAAAAAGAGCCTGAACCCAACAATGGACCGGTACTTAGATCCATCAAGGCCGTACAAGTGTACCATATGTTCTGAATCTTTTACCCAGAAGACAATTCTTCTGGTTCACTACAATTCAGTGTCCCATCTCCACCGGGCCAGGAGAGCCTTGCAGGAATCAAGCACGGGTGTCTCCGCCCCAGAGGCTCCCCGTGGCCAAGATCCTCGACCCTACCGATGCAAACTATGTGGTGTGGGCTACAGCCAGAGCTCCACATTGGACATACATCTACGCTCAGTTCTTCACCAAACAAGAGCTCGTGCTGCACAGAATCCAGGTGCACAAACACCGGTGTCTACTGTAGCTACACCATTATCCGCCACCACCATGACTACTACTACGTCTGCTACGACCGGTAAGGAGACATCAAAGAGTTTGCCTTTCACCAAGAAGCCAGATGTAGCTAGTTCTTCATCGGGATTAGTCGCCGAACTCCAAGCGACTGTATCAACTGAAGGTCAACAGGCTAAAAAGAGAGTGGCAGAACTGATAGCGTCAAGAAACCAGCTGCTATTGATGCAACAACAGCAGTTGGCTCAGGCACAGGCCCAAGCGCAGTTACAGCACACAGCGTTGCTCCAGGCCCAAGTAATGCAGCATCTTCCTATTGGACCAGAGAGTCTCTTTCAGCATTTCTCTTTGGCACCAGAAAACTTGCTGTCTCTGCAGCAGCAACTCCTTCTGCCCTTTTATTTTCCCGGAGACATGAAACTTCACACAGAGTTGGCAATAAAGAGCTTGGAACATACCCAATCCGAGACAGCCAAGTCTACAATGAATGAACAGATTAAGGGAACAGATGAAAAACATACTCCTCGTGAATTGTCGTCCTCGGATAATATTCAAACAAAAGATGTTATGCCTTATGACACCAGAGTTGAATGCGGCACTAGATCCTCCAGCAgcccaaaagaaaaagaatgcaTCAGAGACCTTGTTGGTGAAAAGGAAGAAATGTCTGCGCCTATTGTTAAAAATGAGAGTCCGACGCAGGAAAATGATTCATCCACAGTTAATGTGCCAAAATTACTGTGCCCTCCACCAAGAGTGCCATATGCTGCTGTAAACGGGGAAGCTCTTAGGACCTTGTTGCAGAGTTATGGCTACGAGTTGGCATTACAGTATATACAAAGCAGACATAGGCACCAGCAGCAGATTGCAACCCAAATGATAAATATGAGAAACGAGTGCTCTGATATTCGCAAGATGGAATTGTATTCAGGGGAACAAAAAGGGTCAATTGGAACAGAGGATGGAATGCCACAAAGCTACAATAAGGATGTCAAAAATGATGTTCAAGACGTACAAAGTTTCCCAGGGGAAAATAATCCGGGCAAATGTGATGACGCAAATGAAATTGTCATCAAAGAAAAAGGCTGCTGTGGAAGAGGACAAAAGTGTAGAGATTGCGGGAAGTTCTTTTCAGATGCCATGATTTTAAAGAGTCACCAGGAATACATTCACAGACAAGTGCTTCCCACTGCTGCGCTCGAGAGGTTTTCCAGAGAATACCGACTACAGTATGATCAATTGTACCCCTTGAAAGAGAACAAATCTGGAGAAGATCCATCTCAGAGTACACCAGTTTCGATTCCAGCTTCAGAATCAGAACTTGTGTCTGAAGCAGATGAGCCTCAAGTTAAAGCATCACCTCCATCCTCAATTTCAGATCCTGAAACGAAAACGTGCGAGACAGCTGAAGACCTATCCCTTGCCTCTGTACCCTCTCCTCTTTCTTCTCCGTCTCAAGAGGCGCCTCTTACAAGCACATCTACTGTTATTTCTCAAAACGCATCGCCAGCCAAGGCCATACCTATTCCCTTACCAAAAATACCTATGCTTCCTCTGTCGCAGCTTCCTATTCCCCCATTGACTTTACCCAAGCTCCCCCTACCGCCAATCCCTTTTCCGATGGAGCTACCGCTTATTCCTCCAGTTGTAATGCAGCCCGTGGGTCTGCAGCCCCCAAAGTGGTTAGACTCGAGTGTAAACCCAGATTTGGCAAAACTCTACCAATCTCAACTGCTTGGGCAACAGGCACCTATTAGTCCAGCGGGCATTTCCCAACCATCTCAGCTTAGCCCGGCGTTGCTCGGCCAGCCTCCTCACGTCAATTCCTCGTTGCTAAGTCAACCAGCTCAGAGGGAACAGCCTCCAATAAGCCCAACAATACTGGACCAACAGCAAGGCAAGAGAACTCGCACTCGAATCTCTGAGGATCAACTGAATATTCTGAGAAAACACTTTGATATCAACAGTCTCCCAAGTGATGAGGAGCTCAACAAGATATCTAGTCTGTCTGGTCTACCTCACAAAGTCATCAAGCACTGGTTTCGCAACACTCTTTTTAAAGAGCGCCAACGTGATAAGGACTCACCATACAATTTCAATAACCCCCCAACCACAGCACTTGAGGAGTCCAGAGAGGAAGTCATACAGAACCTATCTCTGAAGTTGTCCCCGTCATCCCCATCTCCAGCACCGACCGACATGTCCCATCAAACCCCGCTGACAGACAGCCAAAGAGGCAATCCGCACAGGGGGAGGCGTTCTTCTCGAACTCGCTTTACAGAGAAACAGCTGGAGATGCTGCAGGGGGTGTTTGAAGCAACTCCCTATCCTAGAGAAGAAGAATATGACATGTTGTCATCCCAGTTGTCTCTCCCGAACAGAGTCATTGTGGTATGGTTCCAAAATGCGAGGCAAAGAGCCCGCAAGAGCCAGGACAGAGGGGCAGATGACGGAATAGAGGGAACGAGCCAGCTTGGCATTCTTCGGAAGAGAGACGGATACTACAAAAACGATGACACTGAGGATAACAGCAATGGGGACGAAGGGCAAAGTGACTCTCACAATGAAAATTCTATGGATTTGACCTATGAGTATTATACCCATCCAGACTCTCCTTTTCTTGATTCACCAAATCTTTCCACAGAAAGTGAGCATCAGTTGGACAATGAAGAATTAACACCCGCTATCAAGAAACAAGAAAATACAACGGCCACTCGTACGAGCAaaactgttaaaaaagaaatggcAGAGCtaaacactgacagcacagaAATAGTGCAGGCATTGCAAAATGTGTTCAAAGCTGAGAATCTGGTCCCACCTCGACAAGGAAGATCAGCAGAAAGACCCCAGGCTCACTCTACTGACCCCTCACAAAGCACAGTACAGAACAGCCCATCATCTGATGAGAACCAGGATCACATAGAGAGTTTATCCCCAACTAAAGGCGTTGAAAAACCCGCACTTATGTCACAAAGCCTACCTTTGTCTTTAGAGTCggaaaaaacacacactctaCAGCATGAAGCTTCCTCCCGTCCACCTACCGAGACCCAGTCACTAAGCCACCTCCAAATACCAAACTCATTTCAGTGCAATCTATGCCCACTGTCCCTGCCATCTTTCCAAATGTGGCAGGAACATCAGACAAGGCACCTGCTCGCGGCTCAGTCGCAGGTCCAACTCCTTCATTCTGGCTTCACCGACAGAACATTGCCATATATGATGCTCCACTCCAACCACTCCCTCATGGCCAGCCAAATGCTTTCAGGTGCTATGACGCAGTTGCACCCTAATGCCACAAGTCCCATGATTTCACACTTGAATAGCACGCAAGTTAAGAATTCACTTGCTGACCTGTCTCAAAGTTCCTTGAAGCAGAACTCAAAGCTAATGTCAGAGAGCAGTTTTGATATTCAAAGATATAGCAGAGAGGCTGAGGAAGAACATAGAAGGGATAAGCGTCAGAGAACCACCATCACCCCAGAACAGCTTGAAGTGTTGTATCAACGTTACAGCTTGGACTCCAATCCCACCAGAGGAGTCCTAGAGGGTATTGCCCAGGATGTGGGCCTCACAAGAAGAGTGGTTCAG GTCTGGTTTCAAAACACACGGGCGAGAGAACGAAAAGGGCAGTTCAGGTCAATGGGCCCAGGATCTGGTTTCAGCATGGCCTTAAACCATCTCCGCTGTCCATTTTGCAGGGCTCTCTTTAAGGTGAAGAGTGCTCTGGATGCCCATATAAGGTCGCGGCACTGGGCAGAGGCTGAAAGAGCAGGCTACAACTTGTCAATGAATAACTGTTCTAGTGAGCCCAATGGGATGGCTATGTCTTCGGTCATGGACAAAGCAGGCCCATCTCTCTCCTGTCACATCATCCCAAACACTGGCATTGCTATAAGCAACAAAGAGCAAACAGTCAAACCTGTTACATTTCTGTCTTCAACCATTGATCCGAACAACCCAGGGGAGTATGATGACTTTGACGAAGACGATGAGGAGTTCCAATGTGAAGAGGGTTCAAGTATGGCTAACCAAGGGCTGCCGAGTCCTGATGGCTCAGGGGGTCAAAGTTCAGACTGGGGGGAGACTCTGCAGCCACACCAACATCAGCAGCAACGCCAAAGGACACAGATGAGCCACTTTCAAATACTCCAACTTAAAGACTTCTACAAGAGCCACCGTACACCAAATCGACATGAGTGCGAGGCACTCGGGCGGGAATTGGGACTGCCCCACCGTGTTGTGCAG GTATGGTTCCAGAATGCCAGAGCCAAGGAGAAGAGGGCAAGAACTTTGAGCTCCGACTCTGCAGACAGAGAGCAGGCGGAGCTGACACCCGGCGCAGGGGAGAGAGACCGGGCTTAA